Proteins co-encoded in one Pirellulales bacterium genomic window:
- a CDS encoding YXWGXW repeat-containing protein, with amino-acid sequence MNRRSTFVATLVVTLAITAGASADENQNARGNHHLFRAFTEKFSNSQNSGGSFARNADLWSDISGIASRFKKLHDHKPPETTNPTPIDPGRGDDRVPVDPVVPQGRPGYVWVNDHWERERANQPTGPVIVDPTLVGPVVRDHRTPRPANNVPWGTSAPIVRDHRSDAPTTPWNTGTPVVRDHRDGAAGGAGPVVRDHRTKSTSTGASGGVTVTGANPGSARPTSRGGRSVTIKIWNPLSLLP; translated from the coding sequence ATGAATCGCCGCTCGACCTTTGTTGCCACCTTGGTCGTCACGCTTGCCATCACTGCCGGCGCCAGCGCCGACGAAAATCAAAATGCCCGTGGCAACCACCACTTGTTCCGAGCGTTCACAGAGAAGTTCAGCAATTCTCAGAACAGCGGCGGCAGCTTTGCCCGCAATGCCGACCTCTGGAGCGACATTTCAGGCATCGCATCGCGGTTCAAGAAACTCCACGACCACAAACCGCCGGAAACCACTAACCCAACTCCCATCGATCCCGGTCGCGGCGACGACCGCGTGCCCGTCGATCCGGTTGTGCCGCAGGGTCGACCGGGCTATGTGTGGGTCAACGACCATTGGGAGCGCGAGCGGGCCAATCAGCCAACAGGGCCGGTGATTGTCGACCCGACTCTGGTCGGCCCCGTGGTTCGCGATCATCGCACGCCTCGGCCCGCCAACAATGTCCCTTGGGGGACGAGCGCGCCGATCGTGCGCGATCATCGCAGTGACGCTCCGACCACTCCTTGGAACACCGGCACGCCCGTTGTACGCGATCATCGCGACGGCGCGGCTGGCGGCGCCGGGCCCGTGGTCAGAGATCACCGAACGAAATCGACTTCGACTGGCGCCAGTGGCGGGGTGACCGTCACCGGCGCCAATCCTGGCTCGGCGCGCCCAACGTCGCGAGGTGGCCGCAGCGTGACGATCAAGATCTGGAACCCTCTGTCCCTACTGCCCTAG
- the yegS gene encoding lipid kinase YegS: MTHTQRGKRRLRIVLNGRRAQDESLREAVRQIRERGHVVEVRATWEAGQAAQFAEEGARDGVDIVVAAGGDGTINEVVTGLLRAGDQIETCLAVAPLGTANDFATGCGVPRDALAALLLAVEADPRAIDVGMVNERPFVNVATAGIGAEITAQTPPGIKRVLGGAAYSLVGLFKAMTLTPHTASIHAEAQIFEGSMALLAIGNGRLAGGGYRVAPRALLDDGLLDLVIGPEVKLAEGGAVLNEMRNLETEDPQQMVYRQLPSFEIHATDEMPMNLDGEPLREREFRVSMLPRRVRCCLPDDAPLLSQEALSRLDQT, from the coding sequence ATGACTCACACCCAGCGCGGCAAGCGGCGATTGCGAATCGTGCTTAATGGCCGACGTGCGCAGGACGAGTCGCTGCGCGAAGCCGTACGGCAGATCCGCGAGCGCGGGCATGTAGTGGAAGTGCGCGCCACTTGGGAGGCGGGGCAGGCCGCGCAGTTCGCCGAGGAGGGAGCGCGCGACGGTGTGGATATTGTGGTGGCCGCCGGCGGCGATGGCACCATCAATGAGGTCGTCACGGGGTTGCTGCGGGCAGGCGACCAGATCGAAACATGTTTGGCGGTGGCGCCCCTGGGAACCGCCAATGACTTTGCCACCGGTTGCGGCGTTCCGCGCGACGCGCTCGCAGCGCTACTGCTGGCAGTGGAGGCTGATCCGCGCGCGATTGATGTGGGCATGGTGAACGAGCGCCCCTTTGTGAATGTGGCGACCGCCGGTATCGGCGCCGAGATTACGGCGCAGACGCCGCCGGGCATCAAACGGGTGCTGGGCGGGGCAGCGTATTCGCTGGTGGGACTCTTCAAGGCCATGACGCTGACGCCTCACACGGCCAGCATTCATGCTGAAGCGCAGATATTTGAGGGGAGCATGGCGCTATTGGCCATCGGCAACGGTCGGTTGGCGGGAGGAGGTTATCGAGTGGCGCCACGAGCGCTATTGGACGATGGGCTACTCGATTTGGTGATCGGCCCCGAGGTGAAATTAGCGGAAGGGGGCGCGGTGCTCAACGAGATGAGAAATCTGGAGACTGAAGATCCGCAACAAATGGTGTATCGACAATTGCCATCATTTGAAATTCATGCCACCGACGAGATGCCGATGAATCTGGACGGCGAACCGCTGCGCGAGCGAGAGTTTCGAGTGTCTATGTTGCCGCGCCGTGTGCGCTGCTGCCTGCCGGACGATGCGCCGCTTTTGTCGCAAGAAGCATTGTCCAGGTTGGACCAAACTTAA
- a CDS encoding DUF1501 domain-containing protein, whose amino-acid sequence MLVIPGRSGKDTCDGVTRRDILRVGGSAAFGFSLANLMRWQTASANEVVGGAGWNKAKSVILLYLQGGPSHLDLWDPKSNVPDNVKSAFGPIDTKLPGVQFTELMPKLAQVIDKATLIRSMSYTPIGLFNHTAAIYQMLTGYTADKVSPSGQLEPPSPKDFPNVGSNIVRLKPPDAPMLPFVMMPRPLQESNVVGKAGTAGFLGRAYDPYYLYPPGDDMDMNKMDRVNVDDLKLRPEITSARLERRARVRDLINGGMPALEKAVAKYDLDEYYQQALGLILSGRARDAFDLTKENDATRDLYGRNTFGQSCLLARRLVEAGTRFVEVNWPRIANSDNHSFDVHSGLTHRMKNQAAPMLDAALAGLLADLDQRGLLEETLVVAVGEFGRSPKRGVSTSGNGNSDDGRDHWPYCYTAVVAGAGVKRGFVHGQSDSTGSAPLSDPVHPNDLLATIYHSVGIAPDTIVYNHLNQPRELVKGAAVSQILA is encoded by the coding sequence ATGCTCGTGATTCCAGGACGGTCGGGCAAGGACACATGCGACGGCGTCACCCGGCGCGACATCTTGCGCGTCGGCGGCAGCGCGGCCTTTGGCTTTTCGCTCGCCAATCTCATGCGCTGGCAAACAGCCTCGGCCAACGAGGTGGTCGGCGGCGCCGGCTGGAACAAAGCCAAGAGCGTGATCCTGCTCTACTTGCAAGGCGGACCGAGCCATCTTGACCTGTGGGATCCCAAGTCGAACGTGCCCGACAATGTGAAGAGCGCTTTTGGACCGATCGACACCAAGCTGCCAGGGGTGCAGTTCACCGAGTTGATGCCAAAGCTGGCGCAGGTGATCGATAAGGCCACGTTGATTCGCTCGATGAGCTACACGCCGATTGGGCTGTTCAACCACACGGCGGCCATCTATCAGATGCTCACTGGCTACACGGCCGACAAGGTGAGTCCCTCCGGTCAGCTCGAGCCGCCGAGCCCCAAGGACTTTCCGAATGTCGGATCGAACATCGTGCGCCTCAAGCCGCCCGACGCGCCGATGCTGCCGTTTGTGATGATGCCGCGTCCGCTGCAAGAGAGCAACGTGGTGGGCAAGGCGGGGACGGCCGGGTTCTTGGGTCGTGCGTACGACCCGTATTATCTGTATCCGCCCGGCGACGACATGGACATGAACAAGATGGACCGTGTGAACGTCGACGATCTCAAGCTGCGGCCCGAGATCACCAGCGCGCGGCTGGAACGGCGGGCGCGGGTGCGCGACTTGATCAACGGCGGCATGCCGGCGCTAGAGAAGGCGGTCGCCAAGTACGACCTGGACGAGTACTACCAACAGGCGCTGGGCCTGATCCTATCCGGCAGGGCGCGCGACGCCTTTGACTTGACGAAGGAGAACGACGCCACGCGCGACCTGTATGGCCGCAACACGTTTGGCCAAAGCTGCTTGCTTGCGCGGCGGCTGGTCGAGGCGGGCACGCGCTTTGTCGAGGTCAACTGGCCAAGAATCGCCAACAGCGACAACCACTCGTTCGATGTCCACTCAGGTCTGACGCACCGCATGAAGAACCAGGCGGCGCCGATGCTCGACGCGGCGCTGGCCGGCCTGCTGGCCGATCTGGATCAGCGGGGCCTATTGGAGGAAACGCTGGTGGTGGCGGTGGGCGAGTTCGGCCGCAGTCCCAAACGAGGCGTGAGCACCTCGGGCAATGGCAACAGCGACGACGGACGCGATCACTGGCCCTACTGCTACACGGCAGTGGTGGCTGGCGCGGGGGTGAAGCGCGGTTTTGTGCATGGGCAGTCCGACTCCACCGGCTCGGCGCCGTTGTCTGATCCGGTGCATCCCAACGATCTTTTGGCGACGATCTACCACAGTGTGGGCATTGCGCCCGATACGATCGTCTACAACCACCTGAACCAGCCGCGCGAGTTGGTGAAGGGCGCCGCGGTAAGCCAGATATTGGCGTAG
- the ilvC gene encoding ketol-acid reductoisomerase yields MPAKIYYDNDADLSLLKNKTIAILGYGSQGHAHALNLRDSGCNVIIGQRPGSANYDAAIRDGFEPMSVDDATKRADLVNVLLPDEVQGDIYRQHIKPHLKPGNLLMCSHGFNVHFGQVEPPQGVDLVLVAPKGPGHLVRDEYKGGGGVPGLIAVSDGASKESFNLGLAYAKGIGCTRGGVIETTFAEETETDLFGEQVVLCGGVSALVKAGFDTLVEAGYQPEMAYFECLHELKLIVDLMYRGGLNFMRYSISNTAEYGDYTRGPRIVTDETRAEMKKILQEIQSGQFAREWLLENKANAPAFKATRRRERKHPVEQVGRKLRSLMSWIDVKEIE; encoded by the coding sequence ATGCCCGCCAAGATTTATTACGACAACGACGCCGACCTATCGCTCTTGAAGAACAAAACCATCGCCATCTTGGGCTATGGTTCGCAAGGGCACGCTCACGCCTTGAATTTGCGGGACAGCGGTTGCAACGTGATCATCGGCCAGCGGCCGGGCAGCGCCAATTACGACGCGGCGATCCGCGACGGCTTCGAGCCAATGAGCGTGGACGACGCCACCAAGCGAGCCGATTTGGTCAATGTGCTGTTGCCGGACGAAGTGCAGGGCGACATCTACCGGCAACACATCAAGCCGCACCTGAAGCCGGGAAACCTGCTTATGTGTTCGCACGGCTTCAACGTTCACTTCGGGCAGGTGGAGCCGCCGCAGGGAGTCGATCTGGTGTTGGTTGCGCCGAAGGGGCCGGGGCACCTAGTGCGCGACGAGTACAAGGGGGGAGGCGGCGTGCCGGGCCTGATCGCCGTGAGCGATGGGGCGAGCAAGGAGAGCTTTAATCTTGGACTGGCCTACGCAAAGGGAATTGGCTGCACGCGCGGCGGCGTCATCGAGACGACCTTTGCGGAAGAGACCGAGACTGACCTGTTCGGCGAGCAGGTGGTGTTGTGCGGCGGAGTGAGCGCCCTGGTCAAGGCGGGCTTTGATACGCTGGTCGAGGCGGGCTATCAGCCCGAGATGGCGTACTTCGAGTGTCTGCACGAGTTGAAGCTGATTGTCGACCTGATGTATCGCGGCGGGCTGAACTTTATGCGATACAGCATTTCGAACACGGCCGAGTATGGTGACTACACGCGCGGCCCGCGGATTGTGACCGACGAAACCCGCGCCGAGATGAAGAAGATTCTGCAAGAGATTCAGTCGGGGCAGTTTGCCCGCGAGTGGCTGCTGGAAAACAAGGCGAACGCGCCGGCGTTCAAGGCGACTCGTCGGCGTGAGCGGAAGCATCCGGTGGAGCAGGTGGGTCGCAAGCTGCGGAGCCTGATGAGCTGGATCGACGTGAAGGAAATCGAGTAG